A genomic region of Frigoribacterium sp. Leaf415 contains the following coding sequences:
- a CDS encoding TetR/AcrR family transcriptional regulator produces MPAADDPVRATRAPRRDATANRDALISAAALLLNRDPSVPLEAIAAEAGLSRRSVYGHFATRDDLVREVSLRGAARIGVAARPAPIADPVVQLASLAARLWAEVEHVRVMAQLTVRGPMAHEVGEALAPLRKTVRDVVRRGVESGRMRDDIAPHTLAHLVEGAALSVLDEATTQRLSRSEGHRLVMLAVLGVVGLDWRTAGDLVATAPELALPPEPATGASSMPPTGEPA; encoded by the coding sequence ATGCCTGCCGCCGATGACCCCGTCCGCGCCACCCGTGCGCCACGCCGCGACGCCACCGCGAACCGCGACGCACTGATCTCCGCCGCGGCACTGCTTCTCAACCGCGACCCGTCCGTGCCGCTCGAGGCCATCGCCGCCGAGGCTGGCCTGTCCCGACGCTCGGTCTACGGCCACTTCGCCACGCGGGACGACCTCGTGCGCGAGGTCAGCCTGCGCGGTGCCGCCCGCATCGGCGTCGCCGCGAGACCGGCACCGATCGCGGACCCGGTCGTGCAACTCGCCTCCCTGGCCGCCCGACTCTGGGCCGAGGTCGAGCACGTGCGCGTCATGGCGCAGTTGACCGTGCGCGGCCCGATGGCCCACGAGGTCGGCGAGGCGCTCGCCCCGTTGCGGAAGACCGTCCGCGACGTCGTCCGTCGTGGCGTGGAATCCGGACGCATGCGCGACGACATCGCTCCCCACACGCTGGCCCACCTGGTGGAAGGCGCCGCCCTGTCCGTGCTCGACGAGGCCACGACGCAGCGGCTCAGCCGCTCCGAGGGCCACCGGCTCGTCATGCTGGCGGTGCTCGGCGTCGTCGGCCTCGACTGGCGCACCGCCGGCGACCTCGTCGCGACCGCCCCCGAACTCGCGCTCCCTCCCGAACCGGCGACCGGCGCCTCCTCGATGCCCCCGACCGGAGAACCCGCATGA
- a CDS encoding ABC transporter substrate-binding protein — protein sequence MKKRRIVAVGTALAATAALLTGCSAGSSGSSDPDVLKLWHFESETSAMGIAWDQAIATFEEETGAKVEFEEKSFEQIRSTASQVLNSNEAPDILEYNKGNATAGLLASQGLLANLDDAVDEYGWDDDLAPSIATTSKYDEKGVMGSGSWYGIPNYGEYVEVFYNKDAFAEQGIAVPTTYDEFETALQTFADAGITPLAEAGGEYPLGQLFYQLALSKADRSFVDDYQLYEGDVDWQGPELTYAADKLKEYVDNGWISKDVTGIKAEDMGTTFMSGGAPIMVSGSWWAGRVADEATFDWGTFLFPGSDMAPGSGGNLWVVPENAANKDLAYEFIDITMRPEIQNLIGNNGGVPVKADPADITDPKSQELIANFNTLLDRDGLAFYPDWPTPTFYDQLVAGTQELVNGTATPDEMLTTLGDQYQSGVDDITGK from the coding sequence ATGAAGAAACGACGCATCGTCGCCGTCGGGACGGCCCTCGCGGCCACCGCGGCGCTGCTGACCGGATGCTCGGCAGGCAGCTCGGGGTCGTCCGACCCCGACGTGCTGAAGCTCTGGCACTTCGAGAGCGAGACCAGCGCCATGGGCATCGCCTGGGACCAGGCGATCGCCACCTTCGAGGAAGAGACCGGTGCGAAGGTCGAGTTCGAGGAGAAGAGCTTCGAGCAGATCCGCTCGACCGCGAGCCAGGTGCTCAACTCGAACGAGGCACCCGACATCCTCGAGTACAACAAGGGCAACGCCACGGCGGGCCTGCTCGCGAGCCAGGGGCTGCTCGCGAACCTCGACGACGCCGTCGACGAGTACGGCTGGGACGACGACCTCGCCCCGTCGATCGCCACGACCTCGAAGTACGACGAGAAGGGCGTCATGGGCTCGGGCAGCTGGTACGGCATCCCGAACTACGGCGAGTACGTCGAGGTGTTCTACAACAAGGACGCCTTCGCCGAGCAGGGCATCGCGGTGCCCACGACGTACGACGAGTTCGAGACGGCCCTGCAGACCTTCGCCGACGCCGGCATCACGCCGCTCGCCGAGGCCGGTGGCGAGTACCCGCTCGGGCAGTTGTTCTACCAGCTGGCCCTCTCGAAGGCCGACCGTTCGTTCGTCGACGACTACCAGCTCTACGAGGGCGACGTCGACTGGCAGGGCCCGGAGCTGACCTACGCCGCCGACAAGCTGAAGGAGTACGTCGACAACGGCTGGATCTCGAAGGACGTCACCGGCATCAAGGCCGAGGACATGGGCACGACCTTCATGAGCGGCGGGGCGCCGATCATGGTCTCCGGCAGCTGGTGGGCCGGACGGGTCGCCGACGAGGCGACCTTCGACTGGGGCACGTTCCTGTTCCCCGGCAGCGACATGGCACCCGGGTCGGGCGGCAACCTCTGGGTCGTCCCCGAGAACGCGGCCAACAAGGACCTCGCGTACGAGTTCATCGACATCACGATGCGCCCCGAGATCCAGAACCTCATCGGCAACAACGGCGGCGTGCCGGTCAAGGCCGACCCGGCCGACATCACCGACCCGAAGAGCCAGGAGCTGATCGCGAACTTCAACACCCTGCTCGACCGCGACGGCCTGGCGTTCTACCCGGACTGGCCCACGCCGACCTTCTACGACCAGCTGGTCGCCGGCACCCAGGAGCTCGTCAACGGCACCGCCACGCCGGACGAGATGCTCACCACCCTGGGCGACCAGTACCAGAGCGGCGTCGACGACATCACCGGGAAGTGA
- a CDS encoding glycosyltransferase, whose translation MTARPLRPRRSATDRPSVAVIGTRGYPSYYGGFETAVRRIAPALVDAGWDVTVYGRDGSTRDDDPARDRRVTSRLTKGVESKSLSTLSYGLTAVLDALVRRPDAALVMNVANGFWLPLLRLRGIPVLVNVDGIEWERAKWGRAAKTVFRLGAKASARFANGLICDAREIVRRWQADFGVDGLFIPYGGDPVRDLPVEPGQRHRGYALVVARFVPENTVVEFVEAARSIAERHDVVIVGSTGYGGELDELVRGLAEANDRVTWLGHVSDDDRLHALWQHAGAYFHGHSVGGTNPALVQAMFAGAPVVARDTVYNREVLDGAGTLVAPEPAAIAAAVTALLDDPAEQESLSAAALSRAADAYTWQSVCDAYEEALRATLPRSR comes from the coding sequence ATGACTGCCCGCCCCTTGCGCCCCCGCCGTTCGGCGACCGATCGACCGTCGGTCGCCGTCATCGGCACCCGCGGCTACCCCAGCTACTACGGCGGGTTCGAGACCGCGGTGCGCCGGATCGCCCCCGCCCTGGTCGACGCCGGCTGGGACGTCACGGTCTACGGTCGCGACGGGTCGACCCGCGACGACGACCCCGCCCGCGACCGTCGGGTCACCTCCCGCCTGACGAAGGGCGTCGAGAGCAAATCGCTCAGCACCCTGAGCTACGGCCTCACCGCCGTGCTGGACGCCCTCGTGCGCCGGCCCGACGCGGCCCTCGTCATGAACGTGGCCAACGGCTTCTGGCTGCCCTTGCTCAGGCTGCGCGGCATCCCCGTGCTGGTCAACGTCGACGGCATCGAGTGGGAGCGTGCCAAGTGGGGACGCGCGGCGAAGACGGTGTTCCGTCTCGGAGCAAAGGCCAGCGCGCGCTTCGCGAACGGGCTGATCTGCGACGCCCGCGAGATCGTCCGGCGCTGGCAGGCCGACTTCGGCGTGGACGGCCTGTTCATCCCCTACGGCGGCGACCCGGTCCGCGACCTGCCGGTCGAGCCGGGCCAGCGACACCGCGGGTACGCCCTGGTCGTCGCGCGCTTCGTCCCCGAGAACACCGTCGTCGAGTTCGTCGAGGCGGCCCGCTCGATCGCCGAGCGGCACGACGTGGTCATCGTCGGCTCGACCGGCTACGGCGGCGAACTCGACGAGCTCGTGCGCGGACTGGCCGAGGCGAACGACCGCGTGACCTGGCTCGGCCACGTCAGCGACGACGATCGTCTGCACGCCCTCTGGCAGCACGCCGGGGCCTACTTCCACGGCCACAGCGTCGGCGGCACGAACCCGGCGCTGGTGCAGGCCATGTTCGCGGGGGCGCCCGTCGTCGCGCGCGACACCGTCTACAACCGCGAGGTGCTCGACGGAGCCGGCACCCTCGTGGCGCCCGAGCCCGCCGCCATCGCCGCCGCCGTCACCGCGCTGCTCGACGATCCGGCCGAGCAGGAAAGCCTCAGCGCGGCGGCCCTTTCTCGTGCCGCGGACGCCTACACCTGGCAGTCCGTCTGCGACGCCTACGAGGAGGCGCTGCGAGCGACCCTGCCCCGCTCGCGCTGA
- a CDS encoding YhgE/Pip family protein: MKIYALVRSELQRLTATPLARLALVALMTVPLLYGGLYLWANQDPYAKLDQIPAALVNTDAGTTVDGETVNYGDEVTDQITDGGDFDWHVVSAAQAAAGLRDQTYDFTFTIPKGFSDDLTSASGDDPKRAQITLATSDVNSYLSSTIAEQAAKTIRASVTEKVGKEAAGRLLVGLADVRTNLGSAVDGANQLVAGTGSAVAGANQLADGAADAATGAHTLADGTSQLSSGASALDTGLQTLKTQTTDLPAQTQTLADGAAQVAAGNDALATGVADAATTSATAAAGLPAAQQQAQQQIAEALRQQGYTDEQIQQIAATFAPATESLTTALQDANTQIQGLNTQVGQLATGADQVSTGAATLAAATPALTQGISSAATGSSQLATGAASAASGASTLATGLDTLSSGSTSLRDGVVSLDTGTTQLRDGLQSGLGEIPASTDRTRDDQASAISDPVAVKDAALTSAGTYGAGLAPFFISLAAWIGMYALFLIVKPISKRAITAVKAPVRISLAGWLAPVVLGVVQMVALYVIVTQALGFEVAHPLGMIGLMALASAAFAAIIMTLNVWLGSVGQFLGLVLMVVQLVTAGGTFPWQTLPAPLAALHFVLPMSYATDGLRQVMYGGSSAAAWGDAGVLAAWLLGALVLTWVATSRMTRARTMRDLRPSLIG; the protein is encoded by the coding sequence GTGAAGATCTACGCCCTCGTCCGTTCCGAGCTGCAGCGCCTCACCGCCACCCCGCTCGCCCGCCTGGCACTCGTCGCGCTGATGACCGTGCCGCTGCTCTACGGCGGCCTGTACCTCTGGGCCAACCAGGACCCCTACGCCAAGCTCGACCAGATCCCGGCCGCCCTCGTGAACACCGACGCAGGGACCACGGTCGACGGCGAGACGGTGAACTACGGCGACGAGGTCACCGACCAGATCACCGACGGCGGCGACTTCGACTGGCACGTCGTCTCGGCCGCCCAGGCCGCGGCGGGCCTGCGCGACCAGACCTACGACTTCACCTTCACGATCCCGAAGGGCTTCAGCGACGACCTCACCTCGGCGAGCGGCGACGACCCGAAGCGGGCCCAGATCACCCTCGCGACGAGCGACGTCAACAGCTACCTCTCGTCCACGATCGCCGAGCAGGCGGCGAAGACCATCCGGGCCTCGGTCACCGAGAAGGTCGGCAAGGAGGCGGCGGGCCGCCTGCTGGTCGGCCTGGCCGACGTGCGCACGAACCTGGGCAGCGCGGTCGACGGGGCGAACCAGCTCGTCGCCGGCACCGGTTCGGCCGTCGCCGGCGCGAACCAGCTGGCCGACGGTGCGGCCGACGCGGCGACCGGGGCCCACACCCTCGCCGACGGGACGAGCCAGCTCAGCTCGGGGGCGTCCGCGCTGGACACGGGGCTTCAGACGCTGAAGACCCAGACGACGGACCTGCCCGCGCAGACCCAGACCCTGGCTGACGGTGCCGCCCAGGTGGCGGCCGGCAACGATGCCCTGGCCACCGGCGTGGCCGACGCTGCAACGACGAGCGCGACGGCCGCGGCCGGCCTGCCCGCCGCCCAGCAGCAGGCGCAGCAGCAGATCGCCGAAGCCCTGCGCCAGCAGGGTTACACCGACGAGCAGATCCAGCAGATCGCCGCGACCTTCGCCCCCGCGACCGAGTCGCTGACCACCGCCCTCCAGGACGCGAACACCCAGATCCAGGGGCTGAACACCCAGGTGGGGCAGCTCGCCACGGGTGCCGACCAGGTCTCGACCGGTGCCGCGACCCTGGCCGCCGCCACACCGGCCCTGACCCAGGGCATCTCGTCGGCCGCGACCGGCTCGTCGCAACTCGCCACGGGCGCGGCGAGCGCCGCCTCGGGCGCCTCGACCCTCGCGACCGGTCTCGACACCCTGAGCAGCGGGTCCACCTCGCTGCGCGACGGCGTCGTCAGCCTCGACACCGGCACCACCCAGCTCCGCGACGGACTGCAGAGCGGACTCGGCGAGATCCCCGCGAGCACCGACCGGACGCGCGACGACCAGGCGAGCGCCATCAGCGACCCGGTCGCGGTCAAGGACGCCGCCCTCACGAGTGCCGGCACCTACGGCGCCGGACTGGCACCGTTCTTCATCAGCCTCGCGGCCTGGATCGGCATGTACGCGCTGTTCCTGATCGTGAAGCCGATCTCGAAGCGGGCCATCACCGCCGTCAAGGCCCCCGTGCGCATCTCGCTGGCCGGCTGGCTGGCCCCGGTGGTGCTCGGCGTCGTGCAGATGGTCGCGCTCTACGTCATCGTCACGCAGGCGCTCGGCTTCGAGGTCGCCCACCCGCTCGGCATGATCGGGCTGATGGCCCTCGCCTCGGCGGCGTTCGCGGCGATCATCATGACGCTCAACGTCTGGCTCGGCAGCGTCGGGCAGTTCCTCGGCCTGGTGCTGATGGTCGTGCAGCTCGTCACGGCCGGCGGGACCTTCCCGTGGCAGACCCTGCCCGCCCCGCTCGCAGCCCTCCACTTCGTGCTGCCGATGAGCTACGCCACCGACGGCCTGCGCCAGGTGATGTACGGCGGCAGCTCGGCCGCGGCCTGGGGCGACGCCGGCGTGCTGGCGGCCTGGCTGCTCGGCGCGCTCGTGCTGACCTGGGTCGCGACCTCCCGCATGACACGGGCGCGCACGATGCGCGACCTGCGGCCCTCGCTGATCGGCTGA
- the xylA gene encoding xylose isomerase, whose product MSTTPTREDKFSFGLWTIGYNGSDPFGGPTRPQLDVVEAVENLDRLGAYGLTFHDDDLFAFGSTDAERQKQIDRLKGALDATGIVVPMVTTNLFSAPVFKDGGFTSNDRGVRRFALRKVLRNIDLAAELGAKTFVMWGGREGAEYDSAKDVQAALSRYKEGVDMLSQYVLDKGYDLRFAIEPKPNEPRGDILLPTLGHAIAFIETLEHPEMAGVNPEVGHEQMAGLNFTAGIAQALYQGKLFHIDLNGQRGIKYDQDLVFGHGDLQNAFSLVDLLEHGSPQGGPTYDGPRHFDYKPSRTETIDGVWESAAANMRMYLLLKERAQAFRADPEVQEALAASQVAELSVNTLADGEGYEQLLADRASYEDFDADAHFGGHGYGFVRLQQLALEHLMGARG is encoded by the coding sequence ATGTCCACCACCCCCACCCGCGAAGACAAGTTCTCGTTCGGCCTCTGGACGATCGGCTACAACGGCTCGGACCCCTTCGGCGGCCCGACCCGCCCGCAGCTCGACGTCGTCGAGGCCGTCGAGAACCTCGACCGCCTCGGCGCCTACGGGCTGACCTTCCACGACGACGACCTGTTCGCCTTCGGCTCGACCGACGCCGAACGCCAGAAGCAGATCGACCGCCTGAAGGGCGCCCTCGACGCGACCGGGATCGTCGTGCCGATGGTCACCACGAACCTCTTCAGCGCCCCCGTCTTCAAGGACGGCGGCTTCACCTCGAACGACCGCGGCGTGCGACGTTTCGCCCTGCGCAAGGTGCTCCGCAACATCGACCTCGCCGCCGAGCTCGGCGCGAAGACCTTCGTCATGTGGGGTGGTCGCGAGGGCGCCGAGTACGACAGCGCGAAGGACGTGCAGGCCGCCCTCTCGCGCTACAAGGAGGGCGTCGACATGCTCTCGCAGTACGTGCTCGACAAGGGCTACGACCTGCGCTTCGCGATCGAGCCCAAGCCCAACGAGCCCCGCGGCGACATCCTGCTGCCGACCCTCGGTCACGCCATCGCGTTCATCGAGACGCTCGAGCACCCCGAGATGGCCGGCGTGAACCCCGAGGTCGGTCACGAGCAGATGGCCGGACTGAACTTCACGGCCGGCATCGCCCAGGCGCTCTACCAGGGCAAGCTCTTCCACATCGACCTCAACGGTCAGCGCGGCATCAAGTACGACCAGGACCTCGTGTTCGGCCACGGCGACCTCCAGAACGCCTTCTCGCTCGTCGACCTGCTCGAGCACGGCTCGCCCCAGGGCGGACCGACCTACGACGGCCCGCGTCACTTCGACTACAAGCCCTCGCGCACCGAGACGATCGACGGCGTGTGGGAGTCCGCGGCCGCCAACATGCGGATGTACCTGCTCCTCAAGGAGCGCGCGCAGGCCTTCCGCGCCGACCCCGAGGTGCAGGAGGCCCTGGCCGCCAGCCAGGTCGCCGAGCTCTCGGTGAACACCCTCGCCGACGGTGAAGGCTACGAGCAGCTGCTCGCCGACCGCGCCTCCTACGAGGACTTCGACGCCGACGCCCACTTCGGCGGACACGGGTACGGCTTCGTGCGGTTGCAGCAGCTCGCCCTCGAGCACCTGATGGGCGCTCGGGGCTAG
- a CDS encoding carbohydrate ABC transporter permease: MATTVVPPVKDDRIRPAVPSPRLPKAKQRGRKKTATDWLILAAAIAFGVLIALPFLLILVNSFKSPADYTTGGPLSLPTSLYFDGLVDFWNRVELPTKLWNSFVIAGLVALFAVVISVFNAYALGIGRVRGRTWIIVLFLLANMLPQEALLYPLYFMFKQVGLYDNIWAVIIIFTVIQSAFGTYLLSSVYGTFPKEVLEAASLDGASRWQILWRVIVPISRPTLSVLAIFFFIWTWNEFLIPLTFLVSNGNQTVPVAITALQGDRLMDVTTTSASALLGLIPTLVFFLIFQRTLTRGITAGAVK; encoded by the coding sequence ATGGCCACGACCGTCGTTCCGCCGGTGAAAGACGACCGCATCCGTCCCGCGGTGCCCAGCCCGCGCCTCCCGAAGGCCAAGCAACGGGGGCGCAAGAAGACGGCCACCGACTGGCTGATCCTCGCCGCGGCGATCGCCTTCGGCGTGCTGATCGCCCTGCCGTTCCTGTTGATCCTCGTCAACTCGTTCAAGTCGCCTGCCGACTACACGACCGGAGGGCCGCTCAGCCTGCCGACGTCGCTGTACTTCGACGGTCTCGTCGACTTCTGGAACCGCGTGGAGTTACCCACCAAACTCTGGAACAGCTTCGTGATCGCCGGGCTGGTGGCCCTGTTCGCCGTGGTCATCTCGGTGTTCAACGCCTACGCGCTCGGCATCGGCCGGGTCCGCGGTCGCACCTGGATCATCGTGCTGTTCCTGCTGGCCAACATGCTGCCCCAAGAGGCTCTGCTCTACCCGCTGTACTTCATGTTCAAGCAGGTGGGCCTCTACGACAACATCTGGGCGGTCATCATCATCTTCACGGTGATCCAGAGCGCCTTCGGCACCTACCTGCTCTCGAGCGTCTACGGCACGTTCCCGAAAGAGGTGCTCGAGGCCGCGTCGCTCGACGGGGCGAGCCGGTGGCAGATCCTGTGGCGGGTCATCGTGCCGATCAGTCGGCCGACCCTCTCGGTGCTCGCGATCTTCTTCTTCATCTGGACGTGGAACGAGTTCCTCATCCCGCTCACCTTCCTGGTGTCGAACGGCAACCAGACGGTTCCCGTCGCCATCACCGCCCTGCAGGGCGACCGGCTGATGGACGTCACCACGACGAGCGCGTCGGCCCTGCTCGGGTTGATCCCCACGCTCGTCTTCTTCCTGATCTTCCAGCGCACCCTGACCCGCGGCATCACGGCCGGCGCGGTCAAGTGA
- a CDS encoding carbohydrate ABC transporter permease → MTSLDTRPGAREARPRREGRRTSSALPPEESLLPGARRAGFWLYLIPGFVLFAVVILVPLIWNVYLSFTDYRGIRPPTWAGLDNWRELMSDDRFWTSFLNSVFLIIAMVVVPTVLGLLLAAMLFDLIGRKFGGRLASFLRATYYLPQILPVAIAAIVIGWILRPENGALNTVLDAVGLGALQHNWLGSPDTALLSIMVVMVWVQLGYPVVIFMAALQRVDPELYEAAELDGAGWFQRFRAITVSIIRPEIFVVVLTCTIAALKVFGPIYALTRGGPGDSTIVPSYYAYSEFFQSQQVGYGATIATALTLVIVVITIFFIRAQNRVERAERER, encoded by the coding sequence GTGACCTCCCTCGACACCCGCCCCGGTGCCAGGGAGGCGCGCCCCCGTCGCGAGGGCCGACGCACGTCGTCGGCCCTCCCGCCGGAGGAGAGCCTCCTGCCCGGAGCCCGCCGCGCGGGCTTCTGGCTGTACCTGATCCCCGGCTTCGTCCTGTTCGCGGTCGTGATCCTGGTCCCGCTGATCTGGAACGTCTACCTCAGCTTCACCGACTACCGGGGCATCCGCCCGCCGACCTGGGCGGGGCTCGACAACTGGCGCGAGCTGATGAGCGACGACCGCTTCTGGACGTCCTTCCTCAACAGCGTCTTCCTCATCATCGCCATGGTGGTGGTCCCCACCGTGCTGGGCCTCCTGCTCGCCGCGATGCTGTTCGACCTGATCGGCCGGAAGTTCGGCGGCCGTCTGGCGTCGTTCCTGCGGGCGACCTACTACCTGCCGCAGATCCTGCCCGTGGCGATCGCCGCGATCGTCATCGGCTGGATACTCCGACCCGAGAACGGCGCGCTCAACACCGTCCTCGACGCGGTGGGGCTGGGCGCCCTGCAGCACAACTGGCTCGGCAGCCCCGACACGGCGCTGCTCAGCATCATGGTGGTGATGGTGTGGGTGCAGCTCGGCTATCCCGTCGTCATCTTCATGGCCGCACTGCAACGGGTCGACCCCGAGCTGTACGAGGCCGCCGAACTCGACGGCGCCGGCTGGTTCCAGCGGTTCCGGGCGATCACCGTGAGCATCATCCGCCCCGAGATCTTCGTCGTCGTGCTGACCTGCACGATCGCCGCGCTGAAGGTGTTCGGACCGATCTACGCCCTGACCCGCGGCGGCCCCGGCGACTCGACGATCGTGCCGAGCTACTACGCGTACAGCGAGTTCTTCCAGAGCCAGCAGGTCGGCTACGGCGCGACCATCGCGACGGCGCTGACGCTCGTCATCGTCGTCATCACGATCTTCTTCATCCGGGCACAGAACCGGGTCGAACGAGCAGAGAGGGAACGCTGA
- a CDS encoding DUF3151 domain-containing protein — MTATNLLGVPETRLPAEPDVVADLETLTTAEVVVAHPTSSLAWALLSDESDARGAELEAYAYARVGYHRGLDALRKAGWRGQGPVPWSHEPNRGVLRSLFALRRGAAAIGEVDEVERLTTFLHDADPAVLPTLETRTD, encoded by the coding sequence ATGACCGCAACGAACCTGCTCGGCGTGCCCGAGACCCGCCTGCCCGCCGAACCCGACGTCGTCGCCGACCTCGAGACGCTGACGACGGCCGAGGTCGTCGTCGCCCACCCCACGTCGTCGCTCGCCTGGGCACTGCTCAGCGACGAGTCCGACGCCCGCGGCGCCGAGCTCGAGGCCTACGCCTATGCCCGCGTCGGCTACCACCGCGGGCTCGACGCGCTGCGGAAGGCGGGGTGGCGCGGACAGGGCCCCGTGCCGTGGTCGCACGAACCCAACCGGGGCGTGCTGCGGTCCCTCTTCGCCCTCCGGCGAGGTGCGGCCGCCATCGGCGAGGTCGACGAGGTCGAACGCCTCACGACGTTCCTGCACGACGCCGACCCCGCCGTGCTCCCCACCCTCGAGACCCGCACCGACTAG
- a CDS encoding LacI family DNA-binding transcriptional regulator yields MTTIHDVAQAAGVSISTVSYALSGKRSIAASTRQRVTDAVERLGYRPHAGARMLAGARTNILALSAPIRPDNHQPTQMRFVTAVVEAARRRDYDVLLLATDDEVSGIRRVASSSLVDGVVAIGVATVDERVDLVRELDLPAGFIGIPQGVDDLACIDLDFAAAAAESVDRLADAGHRTIGVIGHPASYGERDTGFIRRFDDAFAGRADSRGVETLTVAADLGRASAVRAFDDLRERLPGMTALVLHCSEPTAEAVLQRVRRLGLEIPRDLSVLAACASYPADEFEPALDTIPLPIDEMCSRAVGAAFERIDGRLDTGVELIAPTYLAKGSVSGPARAS; encoded by the coding sequence ATGACGACGATCCACGACGTGGCCCAGGCCGCCGGTGTGTCGATCTCGACGGTCTCGTACGCCCTGTCCGGCAAGCGGTCGATCGCGGCGTCGACCCGGCAGCGGGTCACCGACGCCGTCGAGCGGCTCGGCTACCGGCCGCATGCCGGAGCCCGCATGCTCGCCGGTGCCCGGACCAACATCCTGGCGCTCAGCGCGCCGATCCGGCCCGACAACCACCAGCCCACCCAGATGCGGTTCGTCACCGCCGTCGTCGAGGCGGCCCGTCGTCGGGACTACGACGTGTTGCTCCTCGCCACCGACGACGAGGTGTCCGGCATCCGGCGCGTGGCCTCGAGCTCGCTCGTCGACGGCGTCGTCGCGATCGGCGTCGCGACCGTCGACGAGCGCGTCGACCTCGTGCGCGAACTCGACCTGCCGGCCGGGTTCATCGGCATCCCGCAGGGCGTCGACGACCTCGCCTGCATCGACCTCGACTTCGCGGCCGCAGCCGCCGAGAGCGTCGACCGTCTTGCCGACGCCGGGCACCGGACCATCGGCGTCATCGGTCACCCGGCCTCCTACGGCGAGCGCGACACCGGCTTCATCCGACGTTTCGACGACGCCTTCGCGGGCCGGGCCGACAGCCGCGGCGTCGAGACGCTGACCGTGGCGGCGGACCTCGGGCGGGCGTCGGCCGTCCGGGCGTTCGACGACCTCCGCGAGAGGCTGCCCGGCATGACCGCGCTCGTGCTGCACTGCAGCGAGCCCACCGCCGAGGCCGTCCTCCAGCGCGTCCGCCGCCTCGGGCTCGAGATCCCCCGCGACCTCTCGGTGCTGGCGGCCTGTGCCAGCTACCCCGCCGACGAGTTCGAGCCGGCCCTCGACACCATCCCGCTGCCGATCGACGAGATGTGCTCGCGGGCGGTCGGGGCCGCCTTCGAGCGGATCGACGGTCGTCTCGACACGGGCGTCGAGTTGATCGCGCCCACCTACCTGGCGAAGGGCTCGGTCTCCGGGCCGGCCCGCGCCTCCTGA